The following coding sequences are from one Nicotiana tabacum cultivar K326 chromosome 1, ASM71507v2, whole genome shotgun sequence window:
- the LOC142164701 gene encoding secreted RxLR effector protein 161-like — MYLANNTRPDIAFAVSLLARFSSSPTRRHWNGVKHIFRYLPGTIDMGLFYSNELKLEMIGYADAGYLSDSHKARSQTGYLFTYGGTTISWRSMKQTIASTSSNHAEIIAIHEASRECVWLRSMTQHILEMCGFLMKKDNPTILYEDNAACIAQLKGGYIKGDRTKHISPKFFFTHDLQQNGELMFNRFVHLKIWLICSLRLYQPQHLRS; from the coding sequence ATGTATCTTGCCAACAATACTCGACCAGATATTGCTTTTGCAGTGAGCTTATTAGCAAGATTCAGCTCCTCCCCAACAAGAAGACATTGGAATGGTGTTAAGCATATATTTAGATATCTTCCGGGAACTATAGATATGGGATTGTTTTATTCTAATGAACTCAAGTTAGAAATGATTGGCTATGCCGATGCAGGTTATTTGTCTGATTCACATAAAGcccgatctcaaacaggctatttgtttacatatggaggtactactATATCATGGCGTTCAATGAAACAAACAATAGCTTCCacatcttcaaatcatgctgagataatagccattcatgaAGCTAGTCGGGAATGTGTTTGGTTGAGATCAATGACTCAACATATTCTGGAAATGTGTGGTTTTCTTATGAAAAAGGATAATCCAACAATActatatgaagacaatgctgcttGTATTGCTCAACTGAAAGGAGGATACATTAAAGGAGACAGAACAAAACATATTTCACCAAAGTTCTTTTTCACGCATGATCTTCAACAAAATGGTGAATTAATGTTCAACAGATTCGTTCATTTGAaaatttggctgatctgttcactaaggcttTACCAACCTCAACATTTGAGAAGTTGA
- the LOC142164699 gene encoding uncharacterized protein LOC142164699 encodes MLQLADRSIAHPEGVIEDVLLQIGKFIFPADFIILDYEADELVPIILGRPILATGNAIIKVREGKMILRVDDEEAVFNVYRAIQLPCHYEELSMISVVEANEKIHYPSPFELMCDASDLAVGAVLGQRRNKIFHSIYYASKTLNPAQMNYTVTEKELLAVVWAFDKFRSYLVGTKVIVYTNHSAIRYLFEKDAKPRLIRLVYGKACHLPVELEHKDYWAIKKLNMDGDLAGEKRLLQLDELEEFRLHAYENAKLYKEKTKRWHDKHIQHREFKPGQEVLLFNSRLKLFP; translated from the exons ATGTTACAGCTGGCTGACAGATCGATAGCACACCCTgaaggggtgattgaagatgtgttgctgCAGATTGGGAAATTCATCTTCCCTGCTGATTTCATTATCCTCGATTATGAGGCTGACGAactggttccaatcatattggggcgACCTATCTTAGCTACTGGTAATGCAATTATCAAAGTGAGAGAGGGAAAGATGATTTTGAGGGTAGATGACGAGGAAGCAGTTTTTAATGTCTACAGAGCAATCCAACTTCCctgccactatgaggagctctcaatGATATCTGTTGTTGAGGCTAATGAGAAGATTCATTATCCGAGT ccatttgagttgatgtgcgatgcaagcgACTTGGCTGTTGGTGCTGTCTTGGGGCAAAGGAGAAATAAGATATTCCACTCCATCTACTATGCGAGCAAAACtctgaatccagctcagatgaactACACGGtcactgaaaaagagttgcttgcagtggtgtgggcattTGACAAGTTCAGGTCATATCTTGTGgggaccaaagtcatcgtctacacaaaTCATTCAGCTATTAGATACCTATTTGAGAAGGACGCCAAGCCGAGACTGATTCG ATTGGTgtatgggaaggcatgtcacttacCCGTCGAACTTGAGCACAAGGACTATTGGGCAATAAAGAAGCTGAACATGGATGGGGACTTAGCTGGAGAGAAGAGGTTGCTGCAACTCGATGAGCTCGAGGAGTTTCGATTACATGCATATGagaatgccaaattgtataaagagaagactaagaggtggcatgacaagcaTATTCAACATCGAGAGTTCAAGCCAGGGCAAGAAGTTCTGTTGTTCAATTCGAGGTTGAAGCTTTTCCCCTga